caacaacaaaccttcgggggacttcgggtcataatcagaaacgatcgtaaaacttcgggatgcgaaaaatacgctcgggaaatgacatgtttttatcgatatctcgcgatccgcgcgcagtcgccacgtcaaatatcgaccgttggcatttaaaaatgtgttttaaaaatgtaccaaatgggagtgccacttaAGCAGTTGAAAACCAAACGTTTAACAGTCGtcacaaaaagaaaagaaaattcacCTTTGTTGTTTCTACATAAACTCGTAACTTGTAATGACTGTGTATATTACtttcattatttgtgtttctcTGTCAAACCAGCGCACAGTGTGATTGAATAATGTTTGACAACATGTAATGTATCTCTTAACACATATTTTACGAGGCATGTTCCAGCCAAGAGGGCATTCTTGTGTATTTGGGGGGACTGACTTAAAAATCATAATCGGCATACTTCACCAACCAGTCTGTTTGGAGTGATATTGAAGCGCCGACTTCAGCCAATAGATCATCCGTGGAAAGTTCGAATGTTGTATTGAACCTATCACTATTCCAAATACTCGCTTCGTCTTTTCCGACACTTTGTCCGTCGCATGATCCATTTGTCACTTTATCTTCGAGGACTCCCAGGTTTCCGCCCGGTTCTGCATCGGCAGGTGCAATAATGTGCAATTCGGCGTAGGTTTTGCCAGTTGTAGCACCGGtgtcgtcatcgtcgtcataCGGCAGCGATAGCGCGGACAACGTATCCAAAGACGACCCATATCTCACACGAAACATTCTTGAACACGAATCCGATGCTTCGCCGTTCGCGACATCCGTGCAACGCTGTACTTTACCACGTTCTGTTTCTGCGGCATCGGTCACCGTTGTCGGGTTGTCACTGCCTTGGTCAGGTTTACTCTGAGCTCCGTGTTCTTCGTCAAGTTTTCTTACACTCTCATGTCGACGTACTCTCCTAAAAACAACGAAGACGACAGCAAAAAGCACCACACCTACAATGAAGACAGCGAGAAATAATATCATGAAGTACAGGAAACGTACGACTGGTTCGCCGGTGTCTTGTAGCTGTAAACTTTTTGGCTTCGATGGTTCTATGGCGAACGATTTTAACGTGGCAACAGTCGGAGCAGTGTCTGAGTTACGAGAATTGCCTGTCCCAGCCTTTACTTGTTCAGCAGTACTTGTCAGGGTAGATGGCGTTGTTTTCGTTCTCGTCCTTTCGTCTTTCATTACTGTTGTTTGTGCAGTCTCGCTCTGGAACGATGAGGTCATCGCACTGCTAGTCATGGGAGCCTCCCTCCGCACTTTCTTGCTGGACTTCCTTTTAGAAACTTGTCGTTTTtcaattgacctttgacctgccaaACGGTTTCGGGGACTCAAAACGACGGGCCCCTTAATGGCGAACATAATAAAACTACCATCACCACTTGTCGTCAGGTTCCATTTATTCTGAGCGGGTGATCCCCTTTTATCCAATATGTTAAATTTCCGCTGTCCATGAAGAATCTTTTTAACTTTTGTGGGTTCCGTTTCACGGTTAGCCTTACGCGTTCCTTTGACTATGTCATCTCTGCCGGTACGATAGTGGTGTTTAACTGTCAATGGAAGCCACCCTGGATGGTTGTTGTGAGGCGGAAAGAGGACGAGGATGTTTGCAATTTGCGATTTCAAAAGAGAACTGGCGCTTTTCAATGGAAACACGCCGCACTGGCAGCTCGTCTTTCTAGTTTTAGTCTGTGTTAAGTCGTTCACGCCAGAATAATCATGCCAAAGAATCGTCCGTTCTTCTCCAGTGTCGAACAGACTCAGTTTTGTGATTTCATGACCCCTAGAAAATTCTGTATCAATGCGGAACCAACTGCCGTGGAAGTGTTTGTCATCCAAATTGTCGAGTTGACAGCGTAATATGACACTTTGCCTATCTACTGATTTTGGTCTGAAACGAAATGACGGTCTTCGACTAACAGGGAGATGTCCGACCCTTCTCAGAAAACATTTGTAAATACCTTCGTCGGTTTTGTCGACATGTTTCACTGTAAACATTTCGCTCCAGACAATACCACGGGACGTGATAATAACGATGAATTTTGCGGCGTTCTTGACGTTGCCATTTCGTTGTGTCAAGGGAGATTCCGTTGTCCCCCGCTGTAGAATATCTTCCACATCGGGTGGAAAGCCATCGAACCGACGGGTCAAACTGACATCGTCGCCCTCAACCACTGTGACGTCAGTCGGCTGTCCGCTTCGCAGAAAGTATGGCACCGCCGCGGCAGTGAAGTCCAAACCGCCGAGTGAAAACACCAAAAGCAGCGACAGTTTCAAAAATTGGTTCATCGTGACAACAATCTATGCTGGTACTGTTAGCGACAATATGCAGAAATGGATGCAAAGTTTCTCTATCGtacttttgcattttttactgaCACATCAAATCTACTCAAAAAGTAATGGGCTTTGTTTATGGATCCGAAACAACGAAAAGAAAAGAGAGCAATATGAAGGAAATAGATAAGACTCTCTGACACAACTCATGAAAGCAATGTTATAAATAGATGTATACCGTAATATAATACGTTAAGACAATCACTCGTGCCCCCGCTCTCATTTAAATGTCTCGCAACCGCAACACATTcgaattttattgataattcaGCGCACATTGACGCAGGGACGGGGTTTTCGTCAATAAAAATGTCTTCTAAACATCAAGTTttttatatgaatattcaaataCTGCATACATCCGGGAGCTACGGAATATTCAGACTCTATTTTGGCGTGTAAGTACGATAACATGTACATTCGGACACTGTAAACTCTAccaataaaatttcagctgaagGATTCATCGCAAATTTTCTAACTGTTATATACAATGTATGTCCTTAACTCATTCACTTTCTGTGTTTTGTACTCTTTTCTCATGTGTTAACCGCAGTACACGTGCTGGAAATGTGCGTTAGATGAACAAAATAGAATGGCACAGATTTGAAGTCTGTTCTCAAGTTGCCTTTCATGCAAACAAAGGGGAGGGATTTCCCTTTATTTTACTCCCACTTATGAATTTGAAATAATAAGAGACTCCATCGAATTTCCccgtttttcattattttcattgcTAATTTAAAAACTGAAGCAATAATGAAATATGTTATACGAGCTTAACACCAAACAAAATCGAATAAACATCGAAGGGATGACCATCATAGTgataatgcaaaatatatgACAAAGATGATTAACTTGTTATTTGACGATGTagataaaaaaaacacataaatgaATTAACGAAATATTTTGTGAGGTCCTTGTTCAGTTTTGGTTCTTAAGTCAGTACAAGTTTATTTAGTTTTACACGTTGCGCTAGCACTACCTCATTGCCGGGACAGAAACGAAGAAATACAACTGTCGAATAGTGAGATGGTTTAACGAGCGTTATGAATCCAGGTGATTGACGGAATGATCCTTATTGTACCACCTTCCTCTTTTAATCGCCGCCATACTTTTTTCTGCATTTGCGAATACGGGTCTAAAGAAGGGTTAAGAGTTATTCATCGCTTCCATCGTCACCTCGTTATATGTTGTGAAACCACCCCTTcggtatttatttattcaacaaTTACGAGTGTTTAAAGGTCGACACTTATACACAATTCGCACATCTACACCTTTAAACAAAATTGACGCAATTGTGATTGAGTGGCttcaacattttatttcttctttACCATGTATCCGGTTAATGTTTCAGAGTTGACAGCTTAAAAAGACTTCTTATGCTGTGCCATGCACTTGATTTATATATAGCCGTATGTATCTATCTGTAGAgtaatttcttgaaattcaataaaaatattaatgctATTTAATTTCCCGATaagtgaattttatattttatgctGGTTGTAATTACGTTCAATGCCAGAATCAACTCTTATGTTTTACCTATTTGGTTGGGTATACTATATTTGCCACTATGGGTAATTTAAAACGAAAATGGAAAACGAAAAAACtctttacattttatatttgagATTTCATGAGATCCGAATATGATATTCACCTGTTCCTTGCAATGATCATGATTTTGTTCTTTACTAGATTGATCTTTGCTTGAACGGTATCTGGTACGCAACAAAATATGTGCTTAATATTGATTGTTCTATTGTTAGAGGTAAAAGTACTGTTGTTTGTAACATTACCTTAATTGATACAACTATGTTTCAAATTTAGTCATTGCATTATTCACATTTTAAGACGGACTGAGAAATGTATTTTATGAAagcataataataaaaaaatttaacTATGTTTGATAGTACGTATTAAAGGGAGGGtatcgtcggaactctgctcaaaagTTGCCTGGGAcgcctacgaccgatgtaaacactgtatcgaGGGTacattggcgattgatgaaagttaaacatgtttgttgacaatgaatattttaaaattaaaatgttgcagctatgtgtATGTGGTGCAATATATATCACGGGTGAAATACActgtttcaaaacaaaaaagtcgcacacgcgcagttccgacgacaacCTCCCTTTAAGTAATTCTGACCCTCGGCGCTTTCGTGTACACAATTGCAACACCATTCTATCTTATAATTTGAGACAGAGCTAATGAATTGATTTGCGATATTGCCTTCCTGTTTTCCGAAAATTATTTATCTCTGCGCAAACAATGGTTTAATTGTTTTGCTTATGattacatttatttcatatcGAAATAATGCTTGCCTTCGTATTTGGCTGAACAGCTCCAAGATTTAAGTTGGGCTTGTGCGTTAAACATTTTCCTAAATTTGATGCAATTTAAAGTAAAAACATACTATGATAAACGCCCTTCTTCAAGTTCGCCTTTAAGAATGTTTTCGTCAATCCGGAAACATAATGAATGTATTTGACAGGAGTGCAATGTCGGTCAACAGAAAGCGAAATACAAGATACTCTAATGCTCAACACTTCAAGAAGAGAGACAATTCAAAGTTATCGTTTAGCATTGAGTAATGTGATTATGCTTTCTGAAAACTTTTCAATCTAAGTTTTGGTCGTTTTTTAAAGCAGACGGGGCTACCGTAATATAAATGTTTGGAACGTCGCCTTTATTCGTACCGATTTGCTATCAAGCAAATTGCGCAGAGAATTGCAAATTTTGAGAACCCAATTCCGAGGGCACCGAGTTATAAGCCACCATTTCATATTGTATTATTCTGTCGCTTGTTTCAAGAACCATTATGTGATGAACTAACTGGAGACATTAAAACTGACTCTTCTTGCTTTTCTTCGCTTTTCCCTGGCAGTTCTTCAGTCGGATTCGTGTCTACGCCGTCATTCTGCGAATTATTAGCAGGTTCTGCTTGGCCTTGGTTTTCTTCATCAATCGTGGCTTCAAACTCCGACAGCTAAGTGCTTGTCTTTCTAGAGTCGACACAGAGAACGGCAATAGCTACTGAAACGGCCATCAATAAAAGAGCTAAGTGCTAAGTGCTAACTGCTAAGTTTGTCAGCTGGTGGTAACGGTGTCAGGCGTCCCTTTGCAACTGAAATCGTAAATGCAGAGGGCGCTGTTGTTTTAAATTCGCGTTCAGTCGTGTGAGGTGGCAAACGCCAAATAAATGTTGTCATTGGCGTTGATTGAGTGTGAACAGGGCCAATAGTACAATGTCGTTGATTCAAAATAGCGAACCCTTTCATGACGCATAATATGTACTTTCCATCGTCTTGTACTTTCCCATTCCATCTCATCTTCCCGACATAAAGACTATCTGATTCTTCATGAGTACCATTGTCTGTCTTTACCATCTTTCACCCACTCGAAATACAATGGGGCGTTGCCACCTTGAGCCCAACACGTCGCTTCGATTACTTCACCTTCAACATACAAGTTGTTGATATTTGACGAATTGCACTTCGGATATAACATCTCAGGCGGGTATTGAACCGTAATTATGGCAGTACGAGATTGTAATATAGGTTTCTTGTAAACTGTTGTGAAGACTTTACACTGAAATTTTCCGCTTATTTCTCTACTTATATTATTAATGTTCAAGTCAAAATTTTCTATTCCACTGTTTCTTTGAATTTTTAGGCTATCGTAATAGGATTTGTCGGATTTGATGATGGCACGGtctttagaaattatttttctttgtcttaacCACTTCACTTTATATGCAACGTTGTACCTCTCAACAGTGCAGCctaatgtcaaattttgtcattcaacAACAGTTAGGTCTGACGGCTGTCGTCGAAAAGCAGGTATTGGAATGACGTCGACGTATGCCTCTTCTGACAACATCAAAAAACGCTGATGTTCGTACAGAACACACCTATAAAATCCTTTATCAGTATACTCAGCGCGCGttacattaaataaaaataCGGCTTCAATCAGCGAAGAGTCGCCAGGTAGTGTTCGATATCTGGCAGCGTATCGCGGAACGCTGCTGTCTATAATAAACTCGCGGTCAAGCAtccatatatataatatatatatatatatatatatatatatatatatatatatatatatatatatatatatatatatatatatatatatatatatttgacgtATCCGTCTTTTGTTCTCTTGTCTTTCACACACCACAGTACAAATggtgaaaatgtaaagatttgtttgagagaaaaagaaaaatttgaattttgttttcaatttgccAGTGGGGGTTCCCTGTATTTTACTCCAACTCATGAATCTGCAGACAAAATATACTTCATCgaattcaaaaaatttcatttcattctctgcTAAAACTCTCCGTGCATGGTAAATCGGCTTGACATAAAAAGTCGAGTGAACATAGTGATTATGCcaaattaaatatgacaaagacAACCTGTTATGTGACAATGtagataaaacaaaacaaaacaaatgaattaACGAAATATTATGTGTGAAGGGTACTTAATCGCTTGTGTCGTCATCTCTTATGTTTTGGAAAACTATACTGTAATAAAATGTCCATTTGGCATATATTTATTCGATCAATTACGAGTGTTTAAAGGAAGACAAATACACACATTCACATCTACACctgtaaacaaaattgacataatcaGATTGAGTGGcatcaacatttattttttctttaccATTTGTCCGgttaatttttcaaagtcaatatctcaaaaaagaCTTCTAATACTGTGCAATGCACTTGGTTACATATAGCAATATGTAGTTATCTGTATagtaatttcttgaaatttaataacAAAGCTACATACTTCCCGATTAGCGAATTTTACTTTAAGATGGTTGTAATTAGACTTTAAATGCCAGAATCAACTCTTACTTTTTAGCTTGGTGGGTACTATATTTGTCATCTCGGGTAATTCAAAACAGTAATGGAAAAAAAAGAACTCTTTTCTCTTACATTTGTGATTTCATGAAAACCCGAATATGATGTTTTCCTCTTCCTTGGCAATGATTATGATTTTGTTCTTTGCTATATTGATCTTTGCAGGAACGGGATATGGcatgcaaaaaaaatatctgattaaaaatttcattctccTATTGGTCCAGGAATAGTACTATTGTTTGTAACGTTACTTTCAACTACATTCCGATTATAGAAACTGCATTAATCAAATGTTAAGAAGGGCAAGAAACGTATTTAATGAAAGCAGATTAATCACAGATTTAAACTTTGTTTAATTGTATGTATTAATTCTGGCCCGCGGCGCTtacatgtacaaaatgacaataattacCATTTTATAATAGAGAGCTAATCAGTTGATTCGCAATATCATCTTCCTATCTGAAAATTATTGAGTATTTTTTCTTCgaatacatttatttcatatcaaaatacagctTTCCTTCGTATTTGGCTGAACGGCTGCACAATCTAAGTTGGGTTTGTGAGCAGGAAATTTTCCCAGATCTGATTCAGTTTAAAGTAACAGCATACAATGATAAAATTCCCTACTGCCAGTGTGCCGTTAAAACTTTCAGTCCCCCAAATCGGGAAACATAAATGTATTTGACAGGAGTGCATATATGAGTCAACAGAAAGCGACATATGGGATACTATAGTAAACACTTCAAGAAGCAAGAGAATTCAAAGTGATGCTTTTAACACTGAGTAATACGATTACGCTTTCCATGTAAGTCTTGGTCATGTTTTTAAGCAGAAACATTTGCCAGGCGGAACCCCCTCTGATGGAGGTATTATAGCGTAAACAACTCCAATTCCATCCAGAGATCTCCTTCCATTTAAACGATGAATAGTTTGTAGCAAGGTAACATGTATGGTTGAAAAGCCGTTTTTTGGTGACAATAGATCTCCTTCTATTAAAATGATGAATCGTTTGCAGCAAGGTATTATGTATGGTTACAAAGTTGTTTTTGTGACAATATGCTATTAGGCTAATGCGTTCGAAGAGCATTGCAGATTTTTCAATATGTAACTTAGGCTTTGTTTGGATCCCGATAGCACTGAGTTAAGCCATGTTTCCATATTGTATTATTCTgtcactttttgaaaaatcatgttTGTAGTTAACTGGAGGTATTTTACACTGACTCTTCTCGGTTTTCTTCACTTTTTTCTGGCAGTTCTTCTGTCGGATTCGTGTCTACGCCTGCATTCTGCGAATTATTAGCAGGTTTTGCTTGGCCTTGGTTTCCGTCATCAATCGTGGCTTCAAACGCCGACTGCTCGGTGCTTGTCTTTCTAGAGTCTACATAGAGAACGACAATAGCTACTACAACGGCCATCAATATAATAGCTAACGCGATGGTTGCATACATTATACGACTGGCAAGTTTGTCCGCTGGTGGTAACGGAATCAGGCTTACCTTCGCAAATGAAAACGTAAATGCAGAGGGCGCTATTGCTTTAAATTCACTGTTAGTCGTGTGAGAAGGTGGCGAATGCTCTGTGGGGCCCCGCTTGTCTGTGATGAAGTTAGTAGAAGGCCAAGTTGCCATTTTAGTACCACCTGCTAAAGCTTCAGATGTTTTTGAGTAGCCCTCTGTCGATATAAATGTGCTCACTTGCGTTGATTGAATGTGAATGGGGCCAATAGTACACTGTCGTTCATTCAAGATAGCGAATCCTTTCATGGCGCACGATATGTACTTTCCATCGTCTTGTGCTGTCAAATTCCATCTCATCTTCCCAACATATAGAATATCTAATTCTGCAAGAGTACCATTGTCTGTCTTACCATCTTTCGTCCACTCAAAATACACCGGGGAGTTGCCACCTTGTGCCAACACATTGCTTCGATTACTTCGCCTTCAACAAACgaattgttgatatttgacgAATTGCATTTTGGATATAACATCTCAGGCGGGTATCGGACTATAATTTCTGGCAGTATGAGATCGTAATGTTGGTTTCTTGTAACCCGCTGTGAAGactttgcactgaaattttccgCTTATTTCTCTACTTACATTGCTTATGTGCAAATCAAAAATTCCGCTTCCATTCTTTCCTTGAATTGTGAGGCTATCGTAATAGGATTCGTTGGTTTTGAAGATAGTATGATCTTCAGAAATAATGTGACCACGTCTAAACCATTTCACAATATATGCACCGGTATAGCTTTCCAGAGTGCAGCCCAATGTCACACTTTGTCCTTCAGCGACAGTTTGGTCTAACGGCTGTCGACGAAAAGCTGGTTTTGGAATGACACTGACGAATCCCTCTTCCGATATCAACAAATTGCCTTTCGTGTTGTACAGATCACACCTATAAAATCCTTGGTCAGTATTCTCAGCACGCGTTACATTAAATGAATAAACAGCTGCCATCATTGAAGAGTCGCGAGGTAGTGGTCTACAAATTGTGGCGAATCGCCGAACGCTGCTCTCTTCGATAAACCCGGTTTTTGACAACCAGTATGCTACATATTCATTCACACGATCACGAAGTAGACCAGTTACACGACATTCCAACTCAAGAGTCTCTCCCTGTAACACGGTGACATTAGAAGGTTGGCCATCGTTAGTAAAACGTACCGCAGCCATAACACCCGGATTTATCACCAGTTTCAAAACAATCAGATAGAATATGAAGGAGTTTGAAGAATTCATTTTGGCGAGTGACAAATAAGGAAGCCTCTCAGTCTGTGCAGCAACGAGACTCCCTGTAGCACCAAAGACAGATTTTTCAGACGCTATACTTTGTCATACAATACAATCCTTTGAAAACGTATTATATTACTTGTATGCAGTGTTGAGAGCAGGAACAAAATTAAAAAGGAAACAGAAATGAACAGTTTATGAAGATAAAGTATAACTCGATATTTCGGCTGTGTTGCCGGGTGCAGATGTAAAACTCAGGTGACAGTAGTACTTATCGTCGACAACCATATCTATTTTCGGTACAATCGTCCAAGTTAAGTCTCGATATCGATGCAATCATTTACTCAAAACATAAACTTACCTTGAGCACTTTTAACTTATAGTGATAATTTTCTGAATACAATTGTGTCCGATGCTATCATACATAATGTATTGATAGGCAGGTAAATTGTGTTCAACGCAGGTCCAGATTTAAGTCGAAATCATCTACGCTTGTGTGTAACAGGGGTATTTCACTTCAATAagacttttgaattttttgaaattgacaCATATAAAGATTAATCTTAATGCATAAGACGCTCCGTGACTCGAAATATACTCATTCTCATATGCAATCTTCgatattattttgtgatacgtcAGAATGTCGTTTACTTTTTCCTTTGCATTTATAGCAGTTGTAGAGCGTCTGATAATGAACAATGCCACCAGGTAGAGGCCAGGGAATGAGATGATGGCTTTGCTTTTATTTTACGCAGATAACCACGACATTCATATACCGTGCATTTTTTAACTATGACGTattaatttcaatattgttagCAGTGTCCATATTTACTCGTCTTCTGCCATTATTTTATAAAAGACATAATCGTCGACTGTCCACtcagacattttaattttacctaCTTCCGAACTTTTCCTGTGAATGACTTCCCACAGCTCTTCATTGCAAcctttatttaatttattattatattcGATAGACTTACTCCCACTGTATCTGCGGTCTTGAGAGCTTTGCTCTTCATTATTCGTCCAATTTACTATTTTCGTCCGCTCAAAATACGTACACACTGGAGCACTACCATAACATGTTGACTCAAAAACGTCACTTTCAACATACGgatttttgatatttgatgaaTTGCGTTTCAGATATACAGTATCTGAGCGTATCGGACCGTAACTCTGAGAGCGTGTCCCTGAAATAAGGGTTGTTGTCACCATTTGAAAACACTTTGTACTTTAAGTTTCCGCATATTTCTTGACCTATATTATTGGTCAGCAAGTCAAAATTGCTGGACTTACATTGTCTCCTTGAATTGTCATGTGATTTATATGAGATTTGTTGATTTCAATGATACTGTAAACTGagaattatttgaaatttctatACCACTTCTCGTTGTTTATAATCGACACAGTTCGCAAAGGTGCAGCCCATAGTCACATTTTTCTTCCAGCACCAGTTGAACTTGATGGCTGTCTTCGAAAATAAAATCTTGTAATACCTCCTTGACACCAACacttctttctctctctttcaCTTAACATAAATATATCTTCAGTCAGTATTCTCGACACGTGCGTTTTAGCATTGAAATATGTATTGGCTTGAATCGATCAACAAATGCAAAAATGGTCCCAAAGCCAACGGTCACTCAATGTATCGACTGTCGCTATATGCATATAACTGTTATTAATTACCAAGAACATAAAAGATAGTTCAAATTCAGCAATACGGTGAGTTTTACAACACCAATGACCagattttcattgtacattctCTTCTTGAAACGATGACATTATATGGTTCACCATCACTAGAAAAATGCATCACAGCTCTGAAAGTCGAAATTGATCAACAGTGTATCAAAATAATGGAGCTTcaagatttcatttttcccGCAAAAGAAAAAAGGTGCCATCAATTGATGCAGTAATAAGATTGCTGCCTACCACCAAAACATATTTCAATGTCAACAAAGCTTTGTCACACAACGAAATTTTCGGAAGATGTCTCAAATGGCAGTTTTAAAACAGGAAAAGAACTCAATAggaaacagaaataaatagACAAGGAAGATAACTTTTACGATAATCCGACCTTTtggatttattttcttttgcagATCTATAGTCTGTTACATTGTTGATGCAAATGGCATGTATTTAGACGATCtcgataaaatattt
This genomic window from Ptychodera flava strain L36383 chromosome 10, AS_Pfla_20210202, whole genome shotgun sequence contains:
- the LOC139142056 gene encoding uncharacterized protein, with the protein product MNQFLKLSLLLVFSLGGLDFTAAAVPYFLRSGQPTDVTVVEGDDVSLTRRFDGFPPDVEDILQRGTTESPLTQRNGNVKNAAKFIVIITSRGIVWSEMFTVKHVDKTDEGIYKCFLRRVGHLPVSRRPSFRFRPKSVDRQSVILRCQLDNLDDKHFHGSWFRIDTEFSRGHEITKLSLFDTGEERTILWHDYSGVNDLTQTKTRKTSCQCGVFPLKSASSLLKSQIANILVLFPPHNNHPGWLPLTVKHHYRTGRDDIVKGTRKANRETEPTKVKKILHGQRKFNILDKRGSPAQNKWNLTTSGDGSFIMFAIKGPVVLSPRNRLAGQRSIEKRQVSKRKSSKKVRREAPMTSSAMTSSFQSETAQTTVMKDERTRTKTTPSTLTSTAEQVKAGTGNSRNSDTAPTVATLKSFAIEPSKPKSLQLQDTGEPVVRFLYFMILFLAVFIVGVVLFAVVFVVFRRVRRHESVRKLDEEHGAQSKPDQGSDNPTTVTDAAETERGKVQRCTDVANGEASDSCSRMFRVRYGSSLDTLSALSLPYDDDDDTGATTGKTYAELHIIAPADAEPGGNLGVLEDKVTNGSCDGQSVGKDEASIWNSDRFNTTFELSTDDLLAEVGASISLQTDWLVKYADYDF